One Streptomyces sp. R28 DNA window includes the following coding sequences:
- a CDS encoding diacylglycerol kinase family protein, translating into MRALLVVNPAATTTSARTRDVLIHALASEMKIEAVTTEYRGHARDLGRQAAESDDVDLVVALGGDGTVNEVVNGLLHAGPNPGHLPGLAVVPGGSTNVFARALGLPNDPVEATGALLDALRDGSERTVGLGLTSGTPGTEDEGVPSRWFLFNAGLGFDAGVVGRVEQQRERGRKSTHALYLRQAMRQFLGEPHRRHGTITLERPGKDPVTDLVLSIICNTAPWTYLSNRPVYAAPKASFDTGLDVLGLSRMSTVSVARYATQLLTSSPERGPHGRHAVTLHDLDQFTLHSKAPLPLQMDGDHLGLRTSVTFTGVRRALRVIV; encoded by the coding sequence ATGCGTGCACTTCTCGTGGTCAATCCGGCAGCAACCACCACAAGCGCACGTACGCGCGATGTCCTGATCCATGCGCTCGCCAGCGAGATGAAGATCGAGGCGGTCACCACCGAGTACCGCGGCCACGCGCGCGACCTGGGCCGGCAGGCGGCGGAGAGCGACGACGTCGACCTGGTCGTGGCCCTCGGCGGCGACGGCACCGTGAACGAGGTCGTCAACGGCCTCCTGCACGCCGGCCCGAACCCGGGGCATCTCCCCGGCCTGGCGGTGGTCCCCGGCGGCTCCACCAATGTCTTCGCCCGCGCACTGGGCCTGCCGAACGACCCCGTGGAAGCGACCGGCGCCCTCCTGGACGCCCTGCGCGACGGCAGCGAACGTACGGTCGGGCTCGGTCTGACCTCCGGCACCCCGGGTACGGAGGACGAAGGGGTCCCGTCCCGCTGGTTCCTCTTCAACGCGGGGCTCGGCTTCGACGCGGGTGTGGTGGGCCGCGTGGAGCAGCAGCGCGAACGCGGCAGGAAATCCACACACGCCCTCTACCTCCGCCAGGCCATGCGCCAGTTCCTCGGCGAACCTCACCGCCGGCACGGCACGATCACCCTGGAACGCCCGGGCAAGGACCCGGTGACCGATTTGGTGCTGTCCATAATCTGCAACACCGCTCCGTGGACGTATCTGAGTAATCGTCCGGTGTACGCAGCACCTAAGGCCTCGTTCGATACAGGGCTCGACGTACTCGGTCTCAGCCGCATGTCCACGGTCTCGGTTGCCCGGTATGCGACGCAGTTGCTCACTTCGTCCCCGGAGCGCGGCCCCCATGGCAGGCATGCCGTCACACTCCACGACCTGGACCAGTTCACCTTGCATTCGAAGGCCCCGTTGCCCCTTCAGATGGACGGCGACCACCTCGGGCTGCGTACGAGCGTGACGTTCACAGGCGTACGCCGTGCACTGCGTGTGATTGTGTGA
- a CDS encoding SDR family oxidoreductase, which translates to MGALAGRTALVTGASRGIGRGIAERLGRDGARVGVHYGRSEAAAKETVAAIEAAGGSAFTIGVELGAPGDAEALWEEFDRRADGLDILVNNAGIGTSSALGQIDEEEYDRVFAVNVKAPHFIVKHGLGRLRDGGRVINISSGLARTAAMPDKMAYAMTKGALDVFTRDLSKVLGSRGITVNSVAPGIIDTDNTAELLHGTEDGWAQAAAYSALGRVGTPADVADVVAFLASDAGRWVTGSWVDATGGSLT; encoded by the coding sequence ATGGGTGCACTTGCGGGCAGGACGGCTCTGGTCACGGGGGCGAGCAGGGGGATCGGGCGAGGAATCGCCGAGCGGCTGGGGCGCGACGGTGCGCGGGTCGGCGTGCACTACGGCAGGAGCGAGGCGGCGGCGAAGGAGACGGTCGCCGCGATCGAGGCGGCGGGCGGCTCGGCGTTCACGATCGGCGTCGAGCTGGGAGCGCCGGGAGACGCCGAGGCCCTGTGGGAGGAGTTCGACCGGCGGGCGGACGGGCTGGACATCCTGGTCAACAACGCGGGGATCGGCACATCGTCGGCGCTCGGGCAGATCGACGAGGAGGAGTACGACAGGGTCTTCGCGGTGAACGTGAAGGCGCCCCACTTCATCGTCAAGCACGGCCTCGGCCGGTTGCGGGACGGCGGCCGGGTCATCAACATCTCCTCGGGGCTGGCGCGCACCGCGGCGATGCCGGACAAGATGGCGTACGCCATGACCAAGGGGGCGCTCGACGTCTTCACGCGGGACCTGTCCAAGGTCCTGGGCTCTCGCGGAATCACGGTGAACTCGGTGGCGCCCGGGATCATAGACACGGACAACACCGCCGAGTTGCTGCACGGCACCGAGGACGGGTGGGCCCAGGCCGCGGCATATTCGGCGCTGGGACGGGTGGGGACACCGGCCGATGTGGCGGACGTGGTGGCGTTCCTGGCGTCGGACGCGGGCCGGTGGGTGACGGGGAGCTGGGTGGACGCGACGGGGGGCTCGCTGACGTAG
- the nagB gene encoding glucosamine-6-phosphate deaminase, whose translation MEVVIVPDAKAGGELIAEAMAQLLRRKPDAVLGVATGSTPLPIYTALAAKVRSGAVDVSRARIAQLDEYVGLPAEHPESYRSVLRREVLEPLGIGMDAFMGPDGTAEDVQGACEAYDAALADAGGVDLQLLGIGTDGHIGFNEPCSSLASRTRIKTLTEQTRVDNARFFEGDIEQVPHHVITQGIGTILEARHLVLLATGEGKADAVAATVEGPIAAVCPASALQLHAHATVVVDEAAASKLKLADYFRHTYANKPEWQGI comes from the coding sequence GTGGAAGTTGTCATCGTTCCGGACGCCAAGGCGGGTGGCGAGCTGATAGCCGAGGCCATGGCGCAACTGCTCCGGCGCAAGCCCGACGCCGTGCTCGGTGTGGCCACCGGGTCGACGCCGCTGCCCATCTACACGGCACTCGCGGCCAAGGTGCGCTCCGGTGCCGTGGACGTCTCGCGGGCACGGATCGCGCAGCTGGACGAGTATGTGGGGCTGCCCGCCGAGCACCCGGAGTCGTATCGGTCGGTGCTGCGGCGCGAGGTGCTGGAGCCGCTCGGGATCGGGATGGACGCGTTCATGGGGCCCGACGGTACGGCCGAGGACGTGCAGGGGGCGTGCGAGGCGTATGACGCGGCGCTGGCCGATGCCGGGGGCGTCGATCTGCAGCTGCTCGGGATCGGGACGGACGGGCACATCGGGTTCAACGAGCCGTGTTCGTCGCTGGCGTCGCGGACGCGGATCAAGACGCTGACCGAGCAGACTCGGGTCGACAACGCGCGGTTCTTCGAGGGGGACATCGAGCAGGTGCCGCATCACGTCATCACGCAGGGGATCGGCACGATCCTGGAGGCGCGGCATCTGGTGTTGCTGGCGACGGGTGAGGGCAAGGCGGATGCGGTGGCGGCGACCGTGGAAGGGCCGATCGCCGCGGTTTGCCCGGCCTCGGCGCTGCAGCTTCACGCGCATGCCACGGTTGTGGTCGACGAGGCCGCCGCGTCCAAGTTGAAGCTCGCGGACTACTTCCGGCACACGTATGCCAACAAGCCGGAGTGGCAAGGGATCTGA
- a CDS encoding WhiB family transcriptional regulator, which yields MDWRHNAVCREEDPELFFPIGNTGPALLQIEEAKAVCRRCPVMDQCLQWALESGQDSGVWGGLSEDERRAMKRRAARNRARQASA from the coding sequence ATGGACTGGCGTCACAACGCCGTTTGCCGCGAGGAAGACCCCGAGCTCTTCTTCCCCATCGGCAACACCGGTCCTGCGCTGCTGCAGATCGAGGAAGCCAAGGCCGTCTGCCGTCGCTGCCCCGTTATGGATCAGTGTCTGCAGTGGGCGCTCGAGTCCGGCCAGGACTCCGGCGTCTGGGGTGGTCTCAGCGAGGACGAGCGTCGCGCCATGAAGCGCCGTGCCGCCCGCAACCGGGCCCGTCAGGCCTCCGCCTGA
- a CDS encoding RNA polymerase sigma factor SigF translates to MRDEERGTRELPDGTAPCSDGAESLGAGPSGPSGSLRVVGGIDSIPEQARPHPEEDSVEAGFLADGRDDEGAVQGAPPGGRIGASPVRVEARPRERATGGTMSEHERNAEEEATSARSVQATRHDPQDRSGARAMFVELRKLTDGSPEYAELRNKLVRMHLPLVEHLARRFRNRGEPLDDLTQVATIGLIKSVDRFDPERGVEFSTYATPTVVGEIKRHFRDKGWAVRVPRRLQELRLALTTATAELSQQHGRSPTVHELAEKLAISEEEVLEGLESANAYSTLSLDVPDTDDESPAVADTLGAEDEALEGVEYRESLKPLLEDLPPREKRILLLRFFGNMTQSQIAQEVGISQMHVSRLLARTLAQLREKLLVEE, encoded by the coding sequence GTGCGGGACGAAGAGCGCGGCACACGAGAGCTGCCGGACGGCACTGCCCCCTGCTCGGACGGAGCCGAGAGCCTGGGGGCGGGCCCGAGCGGTCCGAGCGGTTCCCTGCGCGTGGTGGGCGGCATCGACAGCATCCCCGAGCAGGCCCGGCCGCACCCGGAGGAAGACTCCGTGGAGGCCGGCTTCCTGGCCGACGGACGGGATGACGAAGGTGCCGTGCAGGGCGCGCCTCCGGGCGGACGGATCGGGGCCTCCCCCGTCCGTGTGGAGGCGAGGCCTCGGGAGAGGGCAACGGGCGGGACGATGAGCGAGCACGAGCGAAACGCCGAGGAAGAGGCGACGAGCGCGCGCAGCGTGCAGGCCACGCGGCACGATCCTCAGGACCGCAGCGGGGCACGCGCCATGTTCGTCGAGCTGCGCAAGCTCACGGACGGCAGCCCCGAGTACGCGGAGCTGCGCAACAAGCTGGTCCGTATGCACCTGCCGCTCGTCGAGCACCTCGCGCGCCGGTTCCGCAACCGCGGTGAGCCGCTGGACGACCTCACCCAGGTCGCCACCATCGGCCTGATCAAGTCGGTCGACCGCTTCGACCCGGAGCGCGGCGTCGAGTTCTCGACCTACGCGACCCCGACGGTCGTCGGCGAGATCAAGCGGCACTTCCGCGACAAGGGCTGGGCGGTGCGGGTGCCGAGGCGCCTGCAGGAGCTGCGCCTCGCCCTGACGACGGCCACGGCCGAGCTGTCCCAGCAGCACGGCCGCTCCCCCACCGTCCATGAACTCGCCGAGAAGCTGGCGATCTCGGAGGAGGAGGTCCTGGAGGGCCTGGAGTCCGCCAACGCGTACTCCACGCTCTCCCTGGACGTCCCCGACACGGACGACGAGTCCCCTGCGGTCGCGGACACGCTGGGCGCGGAGGACGAGGCGCTGGAGGGCGTCGAGTACCGGGAGTCGCTGAAGCCGCTGCTCGAAGACCTCCCGCCGCGCGAGAAGCGGATCCTGCTGCTGCGGTTCTTCGGCAACATGACGCAGTCGCAGATCGCGCAGGAGGTCGGGATCTCCCAGATGCACGTGTCCCGGCTGCTGGCGCGCACGCTGGCGCAGCTGCGGGAGAAGCTGCTGGTGGAGGAGTGA
- a CDS encoding glycoside hydrolase family 3 protein, with the protein MTTFASGTDTLTRDALTVLQPGFTGTTAPDWLLRRLGEGLASVGLFGRNIASPEQLAALTAQLRAERDDVLVAIDEEGGDVTRLEVRTGSSFPGNHALGAVDDVDLTREVASELGRRLAACGVNLNWAPSADVNSNPSNPVIGVRSFGADTALVARHTAAYVTGLQSAGVAACTKHFPGHGDTAVDSHHALPRIDAATDVLSDRELSPFRAAIAVGTRAVMSAHILIPALDPDRPATLSRPVLTDLLRGDLGYTGLIVTDGMEMQAIAATYGIERGSVLAIAAGADAICVGGGLADDETVRRLRDALVAAVRSGELAEGRLAEAAERVRELARWTATAAPVTEGEVRTEVGLIAARRAVRVTGAENHTPLTEAPYVAAFTPVANIAVGDETPWGVAAELARLLPGTETGTYTGEDAGRAAMEASGGRRVVAVVRDEHRHAWMAAALDHLLESRPDTIVVEMGVPQAAPRGALHIATHGAARVCGRAAAEAIAGE; encoded by the coding sequence ATGACGACATTCGCCAGCGGCACCGACACTTTGACGCGTGACGCCCTGACCGTCCTGCAGCCCGGCTTCACCGGCACCACCGCCCCCGACTGGCTGCTGCGCCGCCTCGGCGAGGGGCTCGCCTCCGTCGGCCTGTTCGGCCGCAACATCGCCTCTCCCGAGCAACTGGCCGCCCTGACAGCCCAGTTGCGCGCCGAGCGGGACGACGTACTGGTCGCGATCGACGAGGAGGGCGGCGACGTCACCCGCCTGGAGGTGCGCACCGGCTCCTCCTTCCCCGGCAACCACGCCCTGGGCGCGGTGGACGACGTGGACCTGACGAGGGAGGTGGCGTCCGAACTGGGCCGCCGCCTGGCCGCCTGCGGCGTGAACCTCAACTGGGCCCCGTCGGCCGACGTGAACTCCAACCCCTCCAACCCGGTCATCGGCGTCCGCTCCTTCGGCGCCGACACCGCCCTGGTCGCCCGCCACACCGCGGCCTACGTCACCGGCCTGCAGTCGGCGGGAGTGGCGGCCTGCACGAAGCACTTCCCGGGCCACGGCGACACGGCGGTCGACTCCCACCACGCGCTCCCGCGCATCGACGCGGCCACGGACGTCCTGTCGGACCGCGAACTCTCCCCGTTCCGCGCGGCGATCGCCGTCGGCACGCGGGCGGTGATGAGCGCGCACATCCTCATCCCCGCCCTGGACCCCGACCGCCCGGCGACCCTCTCCCGCCCGGTCCTGACCGATCTCCTGCGCGGCGACCTCGGCTACACCGGCCTGATCGTCACCGACGGCATGGAGATGCAGGCCATCGCCGCCACCTACGGCATCGAACGCGGCAGCGTCCTCGCCATCGCGGCCGGCGCCGACGCCATCTGTGTGGGCGGCGGCCTGGCGGACGACGAGACGGTACGCCGCCTGCGCGACGCCCTGGTCGCGGCGGTCCGCTCGGGCGAACTCGCCGAGGGCCGCCTGGCCGAGGCCGCGGAACGGGTGCGCGAACTGGCCCGCTGGACAGCGACCGCGGCCCCGGTGACCGAGGGCGAGGTGCGCACGGAGGTGGGCCTCATCGCGGCCCGCCGCGCGGTGCGGGTCACCGGCGCCGAGAATCACACCCCCCTCACCGAAGCGCCCTACGTCGCGGCCTTCACCCCGGTCGCGAACATCGCGGTCGGCGACGAGACACCGTGGGGCGTGGCGGCGGAGCTGGCCCGACTGCTGCCGGGCACGGAAACAGGCACCTACACGGGCGAGGACGCGGGCCGCGCGGCCATGGAAGCGTCCGGTGGCCGCCGAGTGGTGGCCGTGGTCCGCGACGAACACCGCCACGCGTGGATGGCGGCTGCTCTGGACCACCTGCTGGAGTCCCGCCCGGACACGATCGTGGTCGAGATGGGCGTCCCCCAGGCAGCTCCCCGAGGCGCCCTGCACATCGCGACCCATGGCGCGGCGCGTGTGTGCGGGCGGGCGGCGGCGGAGGCCATCGCGGGGGAGTAG
- a CDS encoding UBP-type zinc finger domain-containing protein — protein sequence MKQCTHADALPHPEPVALNETCPECLAEGSHPVQLRLCLSCGHVGCCDSSPGRHATEHHKESGHPVMRTYEPGEEWRWCFVDHVLV from the coding sequence ATGAAACAGTGCACGCACGCCGACGCGCTGCCGCACCCGGAACCCGTGGCGCTCAACGAGACGTGTCCGGAGTGTCTGGCGGAAGGCAGCCACCCCGTACAACTGCGGCTCTGTCTCAGCTGCGGGCATGTCGGCTGCTGCGACTCCTCGCCTGGGAGGCATGCGACAGAACACCACAAGGAGTCCGGTCACCCGGTGATGCGGACCTACGAGCCGGGCGAGGAATGGCGTTGGTGCTTCGTCGACCACGTACTCGTGTGA
- a CDS encoding TetR/AcrR family transcriptional regulator, whose amino-acid sequence MVSNKVSSKESEEAGAKVRPAVKPRGRPRSFDRETALEKAILAFWEHGYEATSVSDLTRVMDIGAPSLYSAFGDKQSLFAEVVREYGVRYGSFADRALAEEPTARAAVARMLREAAAEYTDPAHPHGCLVVHAATNCSTPEVEESLRGRRNANIAAVRSRIEADIATGALPPGTDAAALARYAGAMIQGMSQQARDGASREELEELAEIAMANWPRT is encoded by the coding sequence ATGGTGAGCAACAAGGTGAGCAGCAAGGAGAGCGAGGAGGCCGGGGCGAAGGTTCGTCCGGCGGTCAAACCCCGCGGCCGCCCACGCTCCTTCGACCGCGAGACCGCGCTGGAGAAGGCGATCCTCGCGTTCTGGGAGCACGGCTACGAGGCGACCTCCGTCTCCGACCTCACGCGCGTCATGGACATCGGCGCCCCCAGCCTGTACTCCGCCTTCGGTGACAAGCAGTCGCTCTTCGCAGAGGTCGTCCGCGAGTACGGCGTGCGGTACGGCTCCTTCGCCGATCGCGCTCTCGCCGAGGAGCCCACCGCCCGCGCCGCCGTGGCGCGGATGCTGCGCGAGGCAGCCGCGGAGTACACCGACCCGGCCCATCCGCACGGCTGTCTCGTCGTCCATGCGGCGACCAACTGCTCGACGCCCGAGGTGGAGGAGTCGCTGCGGGGGCGGCGCAACGCCAACATCGCAGCCGTCCGGAGCCGTATAGAAGCGGACATCGCCACAGGCGCCCTCCCGCCCGGCACCGACGCCGCCGCGCTCGCCCGGTACGCCGGCGCGATGATCCAGGGCATGTCACAACAGGCGCGCGACGGGGCGAGCCGGGAGGAACTGGAGGAGCTCGCGGAAATTGCCATGGCCAACTGGCCCCGCACATGA
- a CDS encoding sensor histidine kinase, with amino-acid sequence MNELVRQHTALDDSDLEWLHLLVSEWQLLSDLSFADLVLWVPTSDGTRYVSVAQMRPNTGPTSYQDDMVGHLVPRGRRPMLDVALDEGRIVREGDPEWREEVPVRVESIPVRREGRVLGVIARNTNLLTVRTPSRLELTYLQSASDLAQMIAAGAFPFANQQVDMDASPRVGDGLIRVDADGTVQYASPNALSAYHRLGLASDLVGHHLGKTTAELAPTHGPVDEALAKVASGWAPREFEIESGDGVIQFRAIPLKPKGTRIGSLVLLRDVTELRRRERELITKDATIREIHHRVKNNLQTVAALLRLQARRIESDRGREALEEAVRRVGSIAIVHETLSQNLDERVEFDEIADRVLAMVAEISPGKVTGRRTGRFGILDAEVATPLSMVLTEILQNALEHGFREGDTGTVEVSAVRGGTTKQVRLLVTVQDDGVGLPEGFDPHTAGNLGLQIVRTLVEGELGGTFDMVPAPERGTRVILDIPVRAHK; translated from the coding sequence ATGAACGAACTCGTACGCCAGCACACAGCCCTCGACGACTCCGACCTCGAGTGGCTCCATCTGCTGGTCTCGGAGTGGCAGCTGCTCTCCGACCTCTCCTTCGCCGACCTCGTCCTGTGGGTCCCCACCAGCGACGGCACCCGCTATGTCTCCGTCGCGCAGATGCGGCCCAACACCGGCCCGACCTCGTACCAGGACGACATGGTCGGCCACCTCGTCCCGCGCGGCCGCCGCCCGATGCTGGACGTCGCGCTCGACGAGGGCCGGATCGTGCGGGAGGGCGACCCCGAGTGGCGCGAGGAGGTCCCGGTCCGCGTCGAGTCGATTCCCGTACGACGGGAAGGGCGCGTCCTGGGTGTCATCGCGCGCAACACCAACCTGCTGACCGTGCGCACCCCGAGCCGCCTGGAGCTGACGTACCTCCAGAGCGCCTCGGATCTCGCGCAGATGATCGCGGCCGGCGCGTTCCCCTTCGCCAACCAGCAGGTCGACATGGACGCCTCGCCGCGCGTCGGCGACGGCCTGATCCGCGTCGACGCCGACGGCACCGTCCAGTACGCCTCCCCGAACGCGCTGTCCGCCTACCACCGCCTCGGCCTCGCCTCCGACCTCGTCGGCCACCACCTGGGCAAAACCACCGCCGAACTCGCCCCGACCCACGGGCCCGTGGACGAGGCGCTCGCCAAGGTCGCCAGCGGCTGGGCGCCCCGCGAGTTCGAGATCGAGTCGGGCGACGGCGTCATCCAGTTCCGGGCGATCCCCCTCAAGCCCAAGGGAACCCGCATCGGTTCGCTGGTCCTGCTCCGGGACGTCACCGAACTGCGCCGCCGCGAACGCGAGTTGATCACCAAGGACGCGACCATCCGGGAGATCCATCACCGGGTGAAGAACAACCTCCAGACGGTGGCCGCCCTGCTCCGTCTCCAGGCCCGGCGTATCGAGTCCGACCGCGGCCGCGAAGCTCTCGAAGAGGCGGTACGGCGAGTCGGCTCGATCGCGATCGTGCACGAGACGCTCTCCCAGAACCTGGACGAACGCGTGGAGTTCGACGAGATCGCCGACCGGGTGCTGGCGATGGTCGCCGAGATCTCGCCCGGCAAGGTCACCGGCCGGCGCACCGGCCGCTTCGGCATCCTGGACGCCGAGGTCGCCACCCCGCTGTCGATGGTCCTGACCGAGATCCTGCAGAACGCCCTGGAACACGGCTTCCGCGAGGGCGACACCGGCACCGTCGAGGTCTCGGCGGTGCGCGGCGGTACGACGAAGCAGGTCCGCCTCCTGGTCACCGTCCAGGACGACGGCGTGGGTCTGCCCGAGGGCTTCGACCCGCACACCGCGGGCAACCTCGGCCTGCAGATCGTACGGACGCTGGTGGAGGGCGAGTTGGGCGGCACGTTCGACATGGTCCCGGCGCCGGAGCGGGGTACTCGGGTGATCCTCGACATCCCGGTGCGGGCACACAAGTAG
- a CDS encoding SIS domain-containing protein produces the protein MTASTPYPPDPHAPHSELPGRIMAREMAEQPAVLRRILSQGAPVIRKVAQEIAARAPRFVLLTARGTSDNAALYAKYLLEIRLGLPCGLTSMSTTTAYGARPDLTDVLVVTVSQSGGSPDLVASTRAAREAGAITLAVTNNPDSPLAGVSEYHLDIMAGPERALPATKTYTASLLVLYLFVEGLRGGDGTPAKVLPDLAGQLLARQGEVRALAARYRFAERMVITSRGYGYPTAKEAALKLMETSYIPALAYSGADLLHGPLAMVDNVSPVIAVVTDGKGGEALRPVLDRLRGRGADLVVIGARHQVEQASAGFVLPTEDVAEEVQPILEILPLQLLAYEVTLARGQDPDAPRALAKVTETH, from the coding sequence ATGACCGCCTCGACCCCGTACCCGCCCGACCCTCACGCCCCGCACAGCGAACTCCCCGGCCGGATCATGGCCCGCGAGATGGCAGAACAGCCCGCCGTGCTGCGCCGGATCCTCTCCCAGGGCGCCCCCGTCATCCGCAAGGTCGCCCAGGAGATCGCCGCCCGCGCGCCCCGCTTCGTCCTCCTCACCGCCCGCGGCACCTCCGACAACGCCGCGCTCTACGCCAAGTACCTCCTGGAGATCCGCCTCGGCCTGCCCTGCGGCCTTACCTCGATGTCGACCACCACGGCCTACGGCGCCCGCCCCGACCTCACCGACGTCCTCGTCGTCACCGTCAGCCAGTCCGGTGGCTCCCCGGACCTCGTCGCCTCGACCCGGGCCGCCCGCGAGGCCGGTGCCATCACCCTCGCGGTGACCAACAACCCCGACTCACCGCTGGCCGGCGTCTCCGAATACCACCTCGACATCATGGCCGGACCGGAGAGGGCCCTGCCCGCGACCAAGACCTATACGGCCTCCCTTCTCGTCCTGTACCTCTTCGTCGAAGGCCTGCGCGGCGGCGACGGCACCCCTGCCAAGGTGCTCCCGGACCTCGCCGGGCAGCTGCTCGCCCGGCAGGGCGAGGTCCGGGCCCTCGCCGCCCGCTACCGCTTCGCCGAACGCATGGTGATCACCTCCCGTGGCTACGGCTATCCCACGGCCAAGGAGGCCGCGCTCAAGCTGATGGAGACCAGCTACATCCCGGCCCTCGCCTACTCCGGCGCCGACCTCCTGCACGGCCCGCTCGCCATGGTCGACAACGTTTCCCCGGTCATCGCGGTCGTCACCGACGGCAAGGGCGGCGAGGCCTTGCGACCCGTCCTCGACCGGCTGCGCGGCCGCGGCGCCGACCTGGTCGTCATCGGCGCCCGGCACCAGGTCGAGCAGGCATCGGCCGGCTTCGTCCTGCCCACCGAGGACGTGGCCGAGGAGGTGCAGCCGATCCTGGAGATCCTCCCCCTCCAACTGCTGGCCTACGAGGTCACCCTCGCTCGCGGCCAGGACCCGGACGCGCCCCGGGCGCTGGCGAAAGTGACGGAGACGCACTGA
- a CDS encoding anti-sigma regulatory factor, with product MSQIAGEPATQDFVEVRLPAAGAYLSVLRTATAGLAARLDFTLDEIEDLRIAVDEACAILLQQAVPGSVLSCVFRLVDDSLEVTVSAPTTDGHAPSRDTFAWTVLSALAGKVSSAVDEDKTVSISLYKQRGAGPGPA from the coding sequence GTGTCCCAGATCGCAGGCGAGCCCGCGACCCAGGACTTCGTGGAAGTCCGGCTGCCGGCCGCGGGTGCCTACCTGTCGGTGCTGCGTACGGCGACTGCCGGCCTCGCGGCCCGTTTGGACTTCACCCTCGACGAGATCGAGGACCTGCGCATCGCTGTGGACGAGGCGTGCGCGATCCTGCTCCAGCAGGCCGTGCCCGGCTCGGTGCTCAGTTGCGTGTTCCGGCTCGTCGACGACTCACTCGAGGTCACCGTCTCGGCCCCGACCACGGACGGCCATGCCCCCTCCAGGGACACCTTCGCCTGGACCGTGCTGTCCGCCCTCGCGGGCAAGGTCTCCTCCGCCGTGGACGAGGACAAAACCGTTTCGATCAGCCTCTACAAACAGCGCGGCGCGGGACCCGGGCCGGCGTGA